ctggcaaccctgatggggccccctagtggcatggggccctcgggtagTGTCCGAGtgctcgaatggtcagtccgcccctgccattTACTGTATATGAGCCTCAGCGCCCATGTGAAGGAGTCCTTAGGTGCTTTTAATAGCAGTGCAAACTTTTACAAAAATACAATTACACCCAAAATCAATTGACAAGATGACTGGATGGAGAGAGCCGTGTGTATATCCACCCAGACTCAGATCACCATTATCCCTGTGCTTCTCCAATATTCTGTCTTTCTATGATATCCCAGAGAGTTGGATTAGTTGCAGATAGATAGACTTCATCATCTTGGCTGATAAGCCACACAGAGCCATTGTCATAAGAGACGTGTTTGAATCTTTCGGAAAAAGACATCGGGACCCAAAAATACCCAACAGGGTTTTCAGCGGTGATTCCCTCCCTGCAAGAAAACTTTCTATTAGTTACACAACatacaaaataatattaaaaataacaatatttcagAAATCTCTTCCAACAGTTGGATCTTCCAAACACCATCTTGTGCACTTGGCTAGTTTATTGTGCGATTTAGTACATCGCATTAATTAACTGCTAGGCTCCGGTGTTTTTTAAAAACTTCTAATCAAATTTAATTGATCTTTAAGGTGACTCTGTCATTGGAAAAGTACATGGGCTGCTATTTCTGGTCTTAtctttaaaatgcaatttttttgggatgTGTTTGACTTAAAGcctaagttttaaaaaaaaaaaaaaaaaaatcagcacgaGGGACTGTACTTACGTTTAATCCAAAATGTCCCTTTTGCTGGTGTCAGCTGTCATTgttgtaattagggttgtcccgataccgataccagtatcgggaccgataccgagtatttgcgggagtacttgtactcccgtaaatacccccgatgcctaaatagaatacttgtcccCCCGCCACCGCCGCCGTAtatcgcaaagccgccgccgctgctgcgttaatcaccgcgcggggaacattagagtccgctttcgtttgaatagctgttttccccgccgcgcatagacactcccccttgctcgggattggacggatctgtccaatcccgagcaagggggagtgtctctatacacagcgcggcagggaaaacagcttattcaaacgaaagctgactgtaatgttccccgcgcggtgattaacgcggcggcggcatcatttaggtacgggggacattgctgcatgtggggggacatggctggatatgtgggggacatggctgcaatatgtttggggacatggctgcatatgtttggggacatggctgcaatatgtttggggacatggctgcaacatgtttggggacatggctgcaatatgtttggggacatggctggatatgtttggggaaatggctgcgtatatgggggacatggctggatatgtgggggacatggctgcaatatgtttggggacatggctgcgtttatgggggacatggctgcaatatgtttggggacatggctgcatatgtttggggacatggctgcaatatgtttggggacatggctgcaatatgtttggggacatgtctgcatatgtttggggacatggctgcaatatgtttggggacattgctgaaatatgtttggggacatggctgcatatgtgggggacatggctgcatatgtggggggacatggctgcatatgtggggggacatggctgcatttggggacacatttaaaaaaaagtatcggtattcgtatcggcgagtacataaaaaaaagtatcggtacttgtactcagtcctaaaaaagtggtatcgggacaaccctagttgtaatcCTCTGTTCTCTGCCCCCCTATAACGCGCACCCATAATCTTCTGATGCTGCATGGGTTAATAGAGACAAAGGTCAGCTATGCCCACCCTTTTAACCCGCCTCCTCCATTGATAGAAGCCGTACTATAGCTTCCATGAATGAAAAACGCTCTATGAATGGAGAAGGTGGACCTTTTATTCATCCACCCATTCTATCCTCCATTCATTGAGCGCTTCTCATTTGTCGAAACAAtggtacagcttctatgaatggaggaggggcaAAATGGTCGGGCATAGTCGATATTCGTGATGAGCACCTGTGACAGATTCCTCAGCCCAGTGAAGCAGAAAATTACAGCTGCAGGGTAtgaaagggggggcaaaaaattgAGGATTACAACTCCACCAGCACAGGGGGCATTTCAGATTAAATGTAAATACCATCCCTTGtgctgatatatttttttaagttataCCTAAGTTTAGGCTTTAAAGCCCTTTGAGTCAAAAACCTGGAATAagcatattgtgcaaaaaaagacCAGAATTCCCTCTCTCTACACCTCATTTATTCAGCTACACTaatgccagccatagatggagctttttctttcctgcaaagaATATCACTTgatccccccatcaacactgacctcccatggagccattgtgttctcccggtgaaggtgggggggggggggggggagaagacagcgatTCCTgatagccactggcaataatcacGTGAAAAATCTGACAGGTTGGTTGTTCCCAAGTTGAACGATGGATCAACTTTGGTACATTCAGTTTGccaatacatggttcgaatcttggccacTCCCTGTTGAACCTACAGAGATTCAAACTCCCTATGGCTGGCTTTACacaaaagcaggggtctccatacttttcaagcagagggccagtttacggtctttcagacttcaggggggccggattccGACCAGTCagggtcagtggcggctggtgctccatttttttaggggggcgcaagcaaaatcacaaacacccccccccccccaacgtcacTCACCCGTGATTGGGCTTACAGACAGACGgacagagatatagatagatagatagatagatagatatagatagatatagatatagagatagatatagagatagatatagagatatagatagatagatagatagatagatagatagatagatagatagatagatatagaatagatagctagctatagaatagatagatagatagatagataaatagatagaaatagatagatatagaatagatagatagatagatagatagatagataataaatagatagaatagatagagatatagatatagaatagatagataatagatagatagagatataatagatagatagatatatagatagatagatagataaatagatatagaatagatagatagagatataatagatagatagatagatagataatagatagatagatagatagatagatagatagctatagatatataatcgatagatagatagatagatagatatagaatagatagatagatagatagatagatagatagagatagaatagagagatagatagagagatagatagatagatagatagatatagaatagatgatatagaatagatagctagctatagatatagaatagatagatagatagatagatagaaatagatagatatagaatagatagatagatagatagataataaatagatagaatagatagagatatagatatagaatagatagataatagatagatagagatataatagatagatagatatatagatagatatatagatagatagatagatagatagatagatagatagatagagatataatagatagagatagatatatagatagatatatagatagatagatagatagatagctatagatatataatcaatagatagatatagaatagaaagatagagatagaatagatagatatatagagagatagatagatagatagatagagatataatagatagatagatagagatataatagatacatatagatagatagatagatagatagatagatagatagatagatagatagatagatagatagatagatagatagataggatagagatataatagatagatagatagagatagatagatagatagatagatagatagatagatagatagatagatagagatataatagatagatatagatagatagatagatagagatataatagatagatagatagagatataatagatagatatagatagatagatagatagatagatagatagatagatagatagatagatagatagatagatagatagatagatagagatataatagatagagatagatagatagatagagatagatagatagatatagaatagatgatatagaatagatagctagctatagaatagatagatagataaatagatagaaatagatagatatagaatagatagatagatagatagatagatagataataaatagatagaatagatagagatatagatatagaatagatatagaatagatagatagagatataatagatagatatatagatagatagatagatagagatataatagatagagatataatagatagagatagataatagatagatatatagatagatagatagctatagatatataatcaatagatagatagatagatatagaatagatagatatatagagagatagatagatagatagatagatagatagatagatagatagatagatagatagatatagaatagatgatatagaatagatagctagctatagatatagaatagatagatagatagaaatagatagatatagaatagatagatagatagataataaatagatagaatagatagagatatagatatagaatagatagataatagatagatagagatataatagatagatagatagatatagatagatagatagatagatagatagatagatagatagatagatagatagatagatagatagatagatagatagagatataatagatagagatagatagatagatagatagatagatagatagatagatagatagatagatagatagctatagatatataatcaatagatagatatatagagagatagatagatagatagatagatagatagatagatagagatataatagatagatagatagagatataatagatacatatagatagatagatagatagatagatagatagatagatagatagatagatagatagagatataatagatagagatagatagatagatagatagatagatagatagatagatagatagatagatagatagatagatagatagagagagagagatagatagatagatagatagatagatagatagatagatagatagatagatagctatagatatataatcaatagatagatatagaatagatagatatagatagaatagatagatatatagagagatagatagatagatagatagatagatagatagatagatagatagatagatagatagataatagataatagatagatagatagatagatagatagatagatagatagatagatagatagataatagatagatagatagatagatagatagatagatagatagatagatagatagatagatagatttagaatagaaagagagagatatagaagAGAGATGAGAGAATACACACAGCATGAGCTGCATGACTCTAGGAGGTTGCAGAGCTGGGGGCCCTCGTGTTACACATACTGGAGATGTGTAATAACACTAACAGCCCCATCCAGATTACTGTCCCCAGGAAATGTGCTAAAAGCTTCTCAGCCCTTCACTGTACTCCCCCCTCCTTCTACCTCCCAGATCCACTACACACAGGACACTGCTGCTGCACGTTCTGAGAGCACAACACAAGAGTTCTCTGCCTAATTACCTGCTAGCAGCTCAGTGAGATGTCCCGATGTTCAGACTAGCCAGGATGAGTCACtgagaaaaccggaagtgattggCTGGTCAGATAAAAGCACCGCCCTAAGTCCTATGGACCAGCCAATCACTAACCACCAACAGGACACCACATCCAGCACAGAGTGGTTGTGCGAGCGCGGAGATTTGCGCTCCGTGGGCAGTATAAAAGCCAGCCGATAGATTTTCTTGCGGCTTGCCCAATCTCACGATTTCGATGACATCATGCTTCCCACAGCACCTCGGTGGCCGGCGCTccgccccccccacatacacacacttaaagggacatgttataaaaaaaaaaaaaaaagtaattttttttttttttcattttttttttcatttttttttttttgttgatgagtagctttgggggggcggcgcccctgcgcccactatggacgggccgccactggtcagggtagaaaatgccccagggccgagtatcagtgagaataaacatggccccagtgttggtgggcagtaggaggaggaatagtgctccatcattgctattagtctaagaagtgttgtcccattgttggtgccattgggaggaatagtgcctcatatcgttGAGAGCCAAACTGCCCCAAGGACCGGATAAAGGCTAGTaaagggccgaatccggcccttgggccacagtttggagaaccTGCACATCTGGATCAGTGGGACAACCAGTGAACTAGCATTCtcaaaagaaaattaaataaaaaaaaatcatatttatttatttatttataaaaatgcttattgggagcgcagtcattaccaaaaggcctcgatgcgctcatagaaccgaCATATGGAATATTAAAACAGCATGCCAACTCAGAAGCCCACTGACCAGCATGAGCTTTCCATAATGATCAAATGGTAGACGTGTAAATACTATAGTCACTGGAGTCATCTCCTATTGGTTATGCTGGGGGTTCAAAAAGTACAACCTCGACTTACATGGAAAAAGTCCCTGACTCCATCATACAGACGTGAACTTAGACAGTGTTTGCTGGATGATAAGTAATAGATCTGTCTTATTGCCTTATCAGAAAATACTTATAACATTTACCAATGTAACATttatacagggccgatcctagggtcacagacgcctgggtgcagaaatatttctggcgcccccacatggtcagagactgcagacatgatacaagagatggtcagagactgcagacatactacaggagatggtcagagactgcagatataatacaggagatggtcagagactgcagacatactacaggagatggtcagaggctgcagacatgatacaagagatggtcagagactgcagacatactacaggagatggtcagagactgcagatataatacaggagatgctcagagactgcagacatactacaggagatggtcagagactgcatataaaatacaggagatggtcagagactgcatatataatacaggagatgctcagagactgcagacatactacaggagatggtcagagactgcagatataatacaggagatggtcagagactccagacatactacaggagatgctcagagactgcagatataatacaggagatgctcagagactgccaCTATGGTCTCCGCCtgcttccttctcctcctctggcAGGAGGAGGCAGGGAGGATGGACTTGGGCAGGAAATACAGCGGCCTatgatcctcctcctcttctgatgcgctcttgtcagttgccaccagagagagctgcctctggacacagacacgaaTAGGAGGAGGAGGCGGAAGAGGAGCACTCTGGCACTTCAGCGcacccacctctgtggcgcctgggtgtgCTGCACCCCATGCAcctgcccaggatcggccctgcatttatatacacattGCCCTAATCCCACTGCATACCTTCTTAAGACGTGGCCTTCTGAATCGACCCCAAACACCAAACCATCTGTTCCAACCTCTAACATCTCCAGACTGCCTTCAACCTGCTCCCATTGGGTTCCCTGGCAGGCCATTGAGCTGACATTGTGGCGATAGTAAATATTATTGGCTCTGTTCACTCCCCAGCAGCTCTCTGGACCACAGCTGTAATATTTCAGGTCCCCATCCAGTGGGGTGAACGTCACACAGGATGATCCTGAAACGATGTAGCTCTGATCCAAGCAGTAGACGTTGTCTTGAGCATTTACTCCACCCAGAAAAATATCACCACCAGCATCTACCTGCTTCAAGAAGCctattgaaaataaaaacattggctTATTGTACTGAAAGTAATAACCACAAGAAGAATAAAACAATAGTTACATGGATTTGGAAATACCCTTTTTAGCAATAAAGCTATTTCACAATGTTGCAACCTGCAGCTTCTACCCAAAACTATTCACATGATGTCTGTAGATCCAAGTTCTTTAGtgcagagcagtggtctccaaactgccacCTTGAAACATGATGCAACCCTTTGCTTGCCCCTATCTgttccttggggcactattcctcctactgacaccaacagtggcaAATTCCTGCTACTGATATtaccaatggggcaccatttctcccattgacaacaATGACAGAGCAACTTTTCTATCTACTAATACCAGGGATGGAGCACACTTCCTCCAACGGTTACCATCAATGGCGTACTATTCTTTCCACCgaaaccaatgatggaacactattcctcccactgacaccacaggTGGCCCTATTCCTCCAAacaaaaccaatgatgggacacaattcctcttcCTACTGACCAAGAAATGTTCTTACTCCCACTGACAACCAAGCCTGAGGCATTGTCTACTGCCACTAACAcaaggacattttttactcccactgcccATAGtttgcccccctaaagtctgaaggacagtaaactggtatTTTGCTTAGTAAGTTTGAAGACCCGTgatgtaagacctcatctggaatatgcagttcagttttgggcaccagttctcaaaaaggatatcggggaactggagaaagtgaagagaagggcaaccaaactaataagaggcatggaggagctcagctatgaggaaagattagaggaactgaatttattctttattgagaagaggagaataaggggggatatgatcaacatgtataaatacataagtagtccctatagtgaacttggtgagtTGTCCACTGTATGGTCAACACAGAAGACACAGGGGCActatttatgtctagaggaaaagagatttcatctccaaatacggaaaggtttcttcacagtaaagccgtatacacaccatcggtttgtctgatgaaaaaagactgatggactgttttcatcggacaaaccgatcgtttgtgggccccaatcggtcttttttttccatcagtgtaaaaaaatagaacatttttaaattttttcctatGGATCAAAAAAAcgttaggaaattccgatcgtctgtgtggaactccattggagaaaaatccatgcatgctcaaaatcaagtcgacgcatgctcggaagcattgaacttcattttttttggctcgttgtagtgttttacgtcaccgcgttgtggcacagttggaatttagtctgatagtgtgtatgcaagactgatgaaagtcagcttcatcggatatccgatgaaaaaatccatcggatttgagtccatcagaaatccgatcgtgtgtacacagcttaaagtggaggttcaccccaaaatttttatttttaacattagattgaggctcattttgtgaaggggaatcgggtagtttttttaaaatcgaagctgtaccgttttagagagcgatcttttccgccacttccgggtatggtcttcgggactgggcgttcctatttgattgacaggcttccgacggtcgcatacatcgcgtcacgattttccgaaagtagccgaacgtcggtgcgtagacgccgtatagagccgcaccgacgttcggcttctttcggctactcgtgacgcgatgtatgcgaccgttggaagcctgtcggaagactgtcaatcaaataggaacgcccagtcccgaagaccatacccggaagcggagaagatcgctctctaaagcggtaagtacagcttcgattttaaaaaaaactagccgattccctttcacaaaatgagcatcaatctaatgttaaaaaaacattttcgggtgaactcccgctttaagagctgtgaaaatgtggaatagactccccccagaggtggttctggccagctcagtagattgctttacgaaaaggcctggatactttcctaaatgtacagaatataacggagtactaacatttataggtaaagttgatccagagaaaatccgattgcctctcggggggatcAGCAAGAAAattagatcatgctctgctggggtttttcgccttcctctggatcaactgtgggtacagaattgggtatatgggattgtacgatatttgtattttattttttatttattttttatgattgaaCTAGATagacgtgtgtcttttttcaacctgactaactatgtaactatatgtagtTCCCTGTGCTTTCTAAAGCATTGCAAAACATCTCAAGACTTTGtaggcaaaaatattttttgcgaTATTTTAATGTATTCAATATCACAATTTTCACCTGATACATTCATCCAATTATTGTCCTGCATCTTAAGGATAATGTTTTCTCTGTTCACACCCCAAAGTCCAGCGGGTCCAAAAGTAACATGAATAAGCTCTCCGGGAACTTGCCTCCAGGAATTGTTTACCCAGTGGTAAATGTTACTGTCATTGCTCACACCGTACACTTCACCACCGCTGGCATCAATCTGTGTCAGTTTCACATTCATATGGACTTTCAATAAcggaaaagatgaaaaaaataaatctgcaagagaaaaaaacacatacatatgtatatatagtgtatgtatacagtatatccatatATCTGTTTCATCCCatcctcccccctttccctcGCTTTTCTTTTCCCTTACTATGAACAGGGAGGAAGGTAAAGGGGACCTTTACACATATGAAGGGTGTAAATCAGGAGAGAAGTACTTTCAATAAGAAGCTGAGAACGTGAGGTGTATGATCTAAAAAGCAGGACAAAAGCCATCCTAATCTAATCTgatccttcactggcttcccctccatataaaattcaaaatgataaccacaacatacaaggccattcacaacatccccCCCATcttcatcaccaacctcatctgcagatatcacccaaatcgtcccctccgctcctcccaggacctcctgctctctagctcccttgttacctcctcccatgctcaccttcagAACTTCCCCAGAGCTTCTctgatcctctggaactccctgccccggtatTTCCGATCAACCCCTaacttctccacctttaggagatccctaaaGGGaatagggaagcctatcccacacccacctaccaCCTGTccccgagccccccccccccccatcaaatcattctccgcaactattaccttttgtaccaaccccccctccctttagaatgtaagctctatgagcaggacCCTCCTGTACcccctgtattgaactgtactgtaattgtgctgtgccccctctacattgtaagagctggttcacactggggcgactcgtcaggcggctgagccgcctgacgagtcgcgtcccattcaatgcaatggaaccattctaataggagcgacgcaagtctctccgacttagaaaaaggttcctgcacgacttcgggggcggctcggggcgacttgcattgacttctatacagaagtcgttttgctgttcgcctctgaagtcgtcctcaggacgacttgcacagtcgcccccgaagtcgtgccgcgggaGTGTAAACCGGCTCTAAAGCACTAAACTGTTATCGCTAtaaaaatcatgtataataataataatataataatctaTTTGACATATCTTTTTATTGACAGATGCACACGAGATGACAATTACATGTAGATAGTTAAGCGGCCATGCTATGTcacagtaatgcctcgtacacacgaccggttttcctgttggaaaaactgcgatgagagcttttggccgggaatcccggccgtgtgtatgctccatcgcagtttttccgacgggaaaggaaaggaaaaggaaagggtgGAATGGTGAAGAGGGtaagagaa
This sequence is a window from Rana temporaria chromosome 10, aRanTem1.1, whole genome shotgun sequence. Protein-coding genes within it:
- the LOC120916391 gene encoding fish-egg lectin-like → MFSAVSLLLLCVGISVAPDLFFSSFPLLKVHMNVKLTQIDASGGEVYGVSNDSNIYHWVNNSWRQVPGELIHVTFGPAGLWGVNRENIILKMQDNNWMNVSGFLKQVDAGGDIFLGGVNAQDNVYCLDQSYIVSGSSCVTFTPLDGDLKYYSCGPESCWGVNRANNIYYRHNVSSMACQGTQWEQVEGSLEMLEVGTDGLVFGVDSEGHVLRREGITAENPVGYFWVPMSFSERFKHVSYDNGSVWLISQDDEVYLSATNPTLWDIIERQNIGEAQG